DNA sequence from the Pungitius pungitius chromosome 16, fPunPun2.1, whole genome shotgun sequence genome:
GTCGCCAATAATAAATGATAAACGAACAGATATTTACTTCAGTTTTAAGAGGGGAATTCCTCCTCAAACTTTAGGTTATTTctgatttatatttgtattcCTATCTATcccaataaaaatgtatttttaggaaATTATCAGAATCTAACAGACCCGTCAAATAAAGCTTTATCTTATTATCTTTAATGTGGAAACAATGTATTCACTAACCATTGCACATACATAGTGTGCTTTTTTATTCAATACATTATAAGATGGAGCTTTTTGCAAAGCAaaaccttaaaaaataaaaccctaataaattaacattttagcaGATTAGCAAATGTGAATTACAAGGAAACTgcgaaaataaaaaataaataaaaaaaacacaaattcagATCACGCACATCTTCATACCTTTAGTTTGCTCCAGTTATTCCAATAAAGTCCTTATGGTGACATCACACAGGCACACGGAGAGCAGCTTGCCCATTCTTAAACATATGCTATTATTATCATAACTTATAAAACTTCATtaaacatcttaaaaaaaactatatcaAGTCCAGTTCTTGCATCACTTTTTGCTTCTTTCccgtctctcttctcctctcgaagtgcatccccccccccccgcactgaaGAACAGAAACGTGGTCCGTCTGATGCTCGGCTCCTCAGCGGGACCGAGCAGGATGAGAGATGCAGGGCGGGGACGTCTCTCACTGGCCCAGATGTCAGTTTCGGGCCGAGGGGTCTTCAGGGGAAACCTCTTGGCCGTGCCTCTTCTCCCACCTGTCTCTGACACCAGAGAATAGCGAGAAGCGTCCTGCAGCATGCACCTCCAAGGGTTTAAAGGTTTAATATAATGTGTTGTGTTAGGCAATCAGCTCTCTTTATACAATATGTGTCGATAGCATTGCATAATAATATTGATCTTACTATTTCATAGTAAACTGTTTACTCTGCATTCTGAGTTTCCACTAGCTTTTAGTAGTGATTTGATATATTGGAACAACTCTGTGTCTTATACTTGGTCTTTATTTGAAATATTGACATGCAGTGGTGGAAAGTACAAAACAGAAATGGCGAACTTAGGTACAATTGTGAGGTACATCAATTGAGTATAGTCCTCCACTACATGTGACACTAACAGGATACTTTTTACCAAACTTCATCTGACAATTGCATTTACTCCTTCAATAAATCACATTGCATTAAAGGTTAAACCAAATGTCACAATGTTCCTTCCACTGCTGATTTTTTCTACATCATTAAACTATTTACATCATATTGTGTTTTAGTTTGATACGAGCCTCGGACCAGTTGCATCTCCGTCTCACTTCTATTCAAACTATTGATGATGATAAAATCAAATTGTatttatgaatctaaactgtTTCCAACATCACACAGGACACCACGCCTGATGCAAATGGAGCATAAAACAAATCCATATGATGAAGGCCACGGGGGACCGCCTCCTCATCACTCTGACGGAGCCTGACGGTCTCAGCTTTAATCAGAGCCTTAGAAAAGCAGAGACTCTCCGAGCGACCCATCAGGGAGCGGAGCCCAGAGGACTCTACTTCTGACTGAGACGCAGTCCAGTGAACAATAAACTACAATCTGCCAACGCTATCCTCTGTTGTGTTGCAAGACTGTTGATGGGCCgtgaagaaagagagacaacAAAGTCGAACAGATTATTGTAATGCAATATAGTGTTTCCTCTGGGGAcacgggagggagaggaaactcaaacaacaataaaatgtctttgttttgtcttttatgAGGTGCCGTTTGAAACGGGGGCTGCGTTTTACGAGGATAAAGAGGGAAGAAAGTATAAAAGCGTCAGGGTATTATTAGAAAGGAGGCGCAGGCAGCAATAAAAGGAGAATTAGATAAAAGCCGAGGTCAAAAAAGTGACATTATGTTGGATAGCTTCAGATCGGCATTCTTCTTAGATCCCAAAAAGCCACTAATGGTTTGCCATGGGACGTTATTTTCCTCTGAAGCTAAAGggctttttattcatgttgaCATTAAATGTAATGAAACAGCAGTTTCTCCAGTTCAGCAAACATTGACTTCATGTTGAGGCTATGTTATTTTTACAATCTCAAAGTCAATACAACTTAACTTCTGCAAAATATGTTGTATCCGAGTGTAACGAGTGGCTTTACTAGTGAACAATATTTAGGTTGGCCATGCCCACTGCGAACAATTCATCTCTAATGTCTAGATAATGTAAAGACAAAACACTCATTTTTCAACATAATATTTATTGTTACAAGCACGTAAGAGTAGACGTGGACATTAGACCAAATACAATTTGGCCATTGTCATAGAATATCATGAAACTACCTGGAATGAAGTAACTGTTTATATTTGGTATTGttgaatacaaaagaaaaaagggaaaacctgAAAGCGCGAGTACACGTCGTCTTTGCGACAATAAGGCACAGAAGAAGCCAGGAGAGTCCAGTCCGCCTGCTCCTCATCCACCACAACAGCCCAAAGGAGTCCAACACAACAAAGACCAGACGCCCCAAAAGAAGACAGCATTTACCTCGAGTAAATAtcccaaagaaacaaacaaatgacgAGTACAAGGGGACAGACACCACGCCAAGCTGGTCTTGCCTATAATTTCACCTTAATGGCTTCTGTATACAGACCTGTAGAATGTATGCTGGCAGGTATTAAGACATGCTTGTACTTCATTAAGAAGAGgcgatgtttttgtttttttgggtgtGCTCGACCCAAACACCCTGCCTCTCTCGCTTACCGTTTTTACTCATGGTATTCAGGAATGTGTGTTGCTTAGCCAAGGATATCATTTACGTATCAGTCGGCgtaaaaatatgtaaacaaCCTTGCAGCTGGAAATATGAATACTCATTAAAACAACATTCTTTTACATTAATCTAGTCCTGAATATGGAGACACATTATCCACTGTAGCAAGAGACCCATCTCTTCAGACAATTTAGTATTGTGGATTCACTTTAAATAGGAGGACATCATTGTTCAGTAAACGCCTCAAAAGAGACCGGGGCGCATGCAAATTCTGCCTCTGACATCATTTTAttgtcatacaaaaaaaaaaccaacaatcTTCATTCTTTCAGTTTGGGGAAGCTCTTCAAAACTCGAATGGCTGGTGGGCAAGAATAAGTGTCACAATGATTCCAGCCAGTCTCTTTAGGCCCGCTTCATCCCCCGACCCATCAAGCAGGCAAAGACCGTCATCACCATTTTGGGCTTCACCTCCACAAGGTCTTCTGGGAGAGCATAGACGCGTGCTCCGATCTTCCTCGCCATAGAGACTGCGTACCTGGGGAAGCAAGGAGAGGTTGACTCGGACAGAAAGGGTTCCCACACCAAAGGTTGCTCCTCGTTCCTTCTGTCGTAAAGCTTACTTGGCGTTCTCCAGCTTTTCGTCTTCAGAGAGGCTGCCGGTTTTCAACAGCTCGTAGTTGATGCTGCCGGGCTGAATGGCGTCGATCAGTTCCACTACTGCCAAGCTGCTGCTGATCTCCTTGTCCTGATCGCCACACGACACACTGATTAAGAGTCTAACACAACGGAGTACCTGACTGACACGGATTTATCATCCGTATATATTAAACTAACTATGCAgaaaaaattgcattttctttttatttagtcatgtcaAAGTTCCATATGAAAGTATCCtcaattattttttgttatcaataaaacaggaaaaacagCTTTACCTTGAAGCTTGAAATCTTTGTTGATTTTCCAGCTTCTTCCAATGTTTTGTTCACCCACTTtacaatgatgtcatcatttactTTCTGTCCATCACCCAGTCCTTCAAGTACATTCAATGTATATCTGGAATTGTGGAAGAGTAAAACATTTGTTACACCGTGGATACGAATTGAACTccagtttaaatatttttccGCTGGTGCCCAAAGAGTTGAGAACATTGTGACACGGGTACACATAATCCTAGCAACCAGCTACGTCTTAGATTTGAGTCGGACACACATTACCAGCACCACTGTAATGACATGGAGGTCACCAACTGCTTACTCCACAGAATTGTTTACAGTAAACATACAGTTAGCAAAGTGAAagccaaacaacaaaaaagttgTTGTGTGGCGTTTCCAAACCAACTGAAAATCAATGTCTTATTGTGTTGCAGCCTCATTCACCTTAACATTGATccagtcatttttaaatactCAGATGTCCTCGAgtggtttgtttttcctctggaaAAGCACAGCGATTCCTTGACAGTAACCTACTTTTACGTCTCCTGGTCCAAGAACAAAAGGGTTTTGTAGGCCCctcatttgtcattttgttttcttcatgtagtttaaaacaggaaaatactaccttttttttcttaatgaaagcagtaaaatgtaaaaccttTAAATGTTACGGAGTTACTGCAGAGCTGTGTTTCACCTTCTCATCAGCTGCCACACCAGTGCGAGAGTCAGGGTAGCGTTGCCATCGTTCAGGTCCTGCCCGCCGATGCCAACGAGGGAGAACTTGGCTGTTTTACCAAGCTCCACCGCATAATTACAATTCTCCAACTAGAGGCACAAGCAAATAGTTGTCAAAAAAGGAAGCCAAAGTGCAAGAATGATTAAAGACAAATCAGATTTACCTTTTTCATGTTGGTTCCCAGTTTGGGGTAGGGCGGCTTGTTGACCTTGTTGTTCCAGTCCACGGGCACTTTAATCTTCTCGTAGAGTTGAAGGATGACCATGGCATCCTGGAGGTCTCTGGAAGACAACACCATGTTAGATAATCATCAACATGTGATTAATTATTCAGGAGAGGGATCATCTGGGTCTTTGTATGTTGTTTGTGGTACGTACCCATACAGGTGATTGACATGTGGGTTCACTCCCAGAGAGTTCATCCAGTTTCTGAATGTCCTCTCTTCCCGTGTCTCCCCTAGACAGCAGAGGATCATGGGATTTAGAGGCCTTCAGGTGACATGGCTTGCGGTCTCAGTAATAGTCAGTGTGGTTCTAAACAAGCTGCCTCATCACAACTGAATGGGCCTCTGTTAGGTATGTGTGCAAAGAAATAATCTGGTAACTAGATTGTGGTAATTATATATTCTGCTTACGAAGGTATTGAGTGGCTCAGTGTCaccttacaaaaaaataaactagcTTCTCTGTTGAAAGAAGCCCACAGGCCAGTCGGTTAGCCGACACAATGCAAACGTTTGTTTAGAGACGATTCTCCTCCGGCAACCAGCTCTGAACAAAGATTCAGAGTTGGTTCCCATTCGTGCTTTTAGACTTTTTGTTTGCAGCCTATTCTTCAGTGGGCCTCTATGGCGGTAACAGACGTGGAAAACTACACCATGACAAATACCAGACATGTAATCCCCTCCACACTCACCTTCCAATAGTCCCCAGTTAATGTCCTCATTCTCGGGTTTGGTCAGCGCTGGATATTTGTTGAACAGATTTGCCACGAAGGCGAGGTTGAGTTTGGGGTTTCCACTGACGACGTCAGCCGGGGTGACAAACTGTCGGCAGCCAAGTCTGTCGGCCTGCTGGAGCATGGCCTCTGCCCTCTTCATGTCGTCTTTCTCCTGGACAATACAGAAGAGCACATGCTGCGATCAGAGACACCGTACGGCTGTTACAGTGTGGTGGAGGAGCTGCGAGTGCCGGCTGTCAAAGAGCTTACGCTGAAGCCCCCCATGTTGATGTCAATGCGTGGGTGATCTTCATCCGTGCCTTTTGGAGAGATTTGATTCAGGAGGTGGAAGTAGGCCCTCGAGTCCTGAAGAATcgaagaaacaacaaacaatcaAACTTCTAATGAAGAACAAACACACCGAATGTTTTTCTTGACATACACAGAATAACTTAAATTCTTCCATACACATTTGACAATGTCCCCAGAACAATAAACTACCCATTCAATCCTATTTTTGGAGCAGTGGAGGCGGATTTGTGAGTGAGGTggtgcaaacacaaacatgtacTGGGCCAGCATGCTGATAAACAACAGTAATGGATGATTTAGTACCTACAAAAACCCACCTTTGATCCTGTAACTATTAATGCtaagtaatgtaatgttttttcaaCCTGCATCTAGATACACCGGCTGGATTAATGCTTGCGAGTCCGCCCACCTTGATGTCAGAGCTGAAGTTGTTGATCTTCTGCCAGCCAGCATTTTCCAGGTGAAAGTTTGCCCAGCGCAACAGCAGTTCCTCTGGAGACAGCTTCATCAGGTCCTCCAGGGTTTCCCCTTCTTTCAGCAATGCTGCCAGCGCTGTGGAGGAGTGATCAGTTAAGATAGTGAACAAACCGACCTGGTGATGCACGTTCACGTAATGGACCCATCAATCGTGTCCCGTACCTTCATTTCTGCTGAGCTCGATGTCAGCGAACAGGCCGATCTTGATGATCTGCCACAGCAGGCCGAGCACAAGATGCGGCTTCCCCTCTTTTAGGTCTAAAGCACCGATGTTTACCACGTGGCAGCCGATGGCAGAAGCAGAGTTCAGGGCCAGGTTCAGATTCTCCTGCAAGAGGCGAAGCATCCGACGTTCAaactcaaatgtaaaaaaagcaaGACGAAACACAGCCGCTGGGGGTAAATCCAACGGACCTGTATCGTAAACGGTGTCAGCTTCTTCTTGTTTATTGTCCTCTCGTCTATGGTGTCCGGCACCGACAGGTTTATCATCTTGCTGTGGAAACGCACAAAACCAAACATGACATGTTAGTAAGACACTTGATACCTCACTTTATAGTCGTATGGTGAGGCGCAGATAGCGACCAAAATGTTGTGCGTTTGCAAAATAACGCATTCAGAACTGTAATGTCAAATGTTCCTCCTAGTGGCCAAAAGGTTAAACATACACATCAACTTCTCTGAAATCAGTTATGTCCATCAGTTATGGCGCAGATTTTAGGTGCCAAATGCGAACTGACGCTCGCAATTTTGATCAAGGTACCTGAGAGATAAAAGGTACTTTTCTGCTTCAAATAACCGTGAActggtgatttaaaaaaaaagaagcaatgtAATTAGTTCTGGATATATTTTATGAGTTTATTAGTACCAACAGTTTATTGGCATGCGAGGTAGAATGTGGTTGATATCCCAATACAGGCTCAAATTTCTCTTTCCATCAGCCAGAATACACAACCACAACATTAAATAAGTGAGAGGCGGGTACACCTGTCACAGAAGGGCGGCTAGGTGCAGGTAGGGGGATGGAGAGTGGAAACGGGAACTCACCAAAGTACGATACCGTCCCCGACAGACGTGAAGAGGGAGTCCACGTGGTGGTCCATGGGAAGGACGTGCTGGCAGTCGGGGTCTTTTTCCAGAGCGGTGTTGATCCAGTTCACAAATGCGTACCGCTCCTCCTCTGTagggaggaacacacacacgggcattAGTTAAAAGCAAAGCACCGTTCTGACTCATTGCGTGAGCTTCTGTAGCTGAAGGGTGAACGGTAAAAAGTCAACACTTAATGACGGACATTAGAAGCGACTGAAGGGAAGAAAGGTGCGAGAGAAAAGGTGCCTTACCAGAGAACGAGTGCTGTGTGCCTTCGCTTGACAGCACAGACGTCCCTCCGATAGCCATGATGCCTTCTTTTCTGTTGATGACCTTGCGGAAGGTTTTTGCTACCTCACTGCCCTTCAGCTCTTGAGTGATCTGGAAAAGAGACCAGAGAATAATAAGAGACCCAACTGACAACATGCCTCCGAAATCCTGCGTTATTGTTTGAGGCAGAAATTGGTGAAATATCACATTGTAAAGGTTAACCAAGTCGTTGAATGGGCCTCTGCTGTTTGTAGCGTCAGCCTCATCAAATTTAACAAAGAAATGatcacaaaatatttttaaaaacccaATAATTTTAACGATACCAGGCACAAGTTCTGTATTTGCTGACAATGGCAGAAACGTGTCAAATTCATTTTAACGAATTTGTATACCTGAGGTCATAGTTAAAGGTTGTGTTGTAAGGAACTACACTTCACTCAGATGTTTCTACGTTGATGTGTTCCTTATCGACATAGTAGTAGTCAAAGTAATAGAAAGCAAAATCACAACCTCATCGATCACTATGCTGTGGTTATGATGAATTGATTTGTAATACCTGATTTTTGCTACCACTAACCATTAAGATGGATATTGGTCATTTAATCAATAGATTAAATCAataattttaaaacattttttttgctgcagccATACTTATGAGAGTTATACTTATGTCAATTGGCTTCTTTCCTTTCACTAGTTGCTGAGTAGTGCTCCTGTTTTCATCCATGTTAGCCTGCAAGCTAAAAGGCTGAGAAGATCAAAATCATCAAGACCAGAAGCAGAGTTTTGAACTACTGAAATGGGCTGAAAAAAAACTTCATTTAATATGAAAGGTCCGGAAAGTCTTTGGTTTTGAAGGGTTCATAAAAGCAACTCGTGTTGTGTTGAGCATTCAAGTACACTGCACTGATTCAGCACTCGTCTAATCTAAACACTACAGTGTTGAGTCTGTGAGTGCCTGTGTATCATTATCAACCCTAAACCACCAGGGCTACagctgttctcctcctccacaccaACACCATCCTCCCCACATTCCAACAGGAAATAATTACCTCTAAACGTTTAGGGCAATTAATGGGAGCAGAGAGAGCTCCGCGGTTCGTACTTTGATCATATTTGTTCCACGGCATTGTGTGCGATACTTCCTGAACTTCAAGTTATCGCCGCTTCATCGGTGACCTCACCGCCGTCAAACCACAATGAGCTATTCAGCTCGACTCGAGAGTCTGAGAGCGCAGCCCGctttaccacaaacacacatgtggtcACAGGATGCCAGGTTGCATTTTTGGGCTTCTCTGGGCAAAAGAGGTAACCACAGTAAGAAAATCATGACCTCAAAAAGCAGATAAGGATTTCAAGAATGCTGCAATTTACCATCATGGGCAGTACGAGTATCCACAATCATTTGTGTTGCATTTGGTTTAAAGGGGTGTTCAGAATGGCACATCGCTGTTCCAAGGGTAGTCCAGAAGGAAAGTTTCACATGTCCCACAGCAGCATACATTTAAAACCAAGTTTAGCTTAAGAGTGATTGTTTCCATATATCAGATTTTACTTTTGGAAATATTTTACCAAACGGCAGACAAAATTGACAAGATCGCCCTTAACTTAGAAAGTTTAagactggaaaaaaacacagatcacTAGTTCAATTTGACTTTTAGATCCCTAAACTAAATAATGGCCAACTAAACAGCCACTCACACTTAAAAGGGTCAACTgaataaacacaacacaactaGAGAATGTTTTAGGTCGACCCCTGGCGATATTGACATCTTGAATTGGCCGCTCTCCTGAACCGGAAGCTGCCTCTCTAAATGCCATTACTGCTTTAGCAAGACACTGCAACCACACCACTTTTGCTGGACTCACTCACTGCCACTGCACCCAACTGCTTTGAGCAGGGAGGGCGAGGCGGTTTGAGGCAGAACAGAAAGCAAAGACCAAGAGGAGCTGGGAACCAAAAACTGCTCAGTTTAACGTACCGCCAGAAACTCTTCAAAGCTGATCTTATTGTCCTTGTTGCGATCCAGTTTCTGGATGATCTCTCGAACCATGTATCCAGGCAGGGGATGGCCGGCATCTTTGAGGAGTTCATGGAGCTCATGATCACAGATGTATCCATTGTGGTCCAGatcttccacaaaaaaaaagaacaacaacaaagaaaacaattaagCACCAGGATATTTCTTACAACTGGAGTTACACTTATTTGCCCGAATATGATGATGACCAGAACTTTTACTCACCAGTTTTCTCAAAGAtctccctcatctcctccatctcctcttttgttatttttccagtcATGTTTCTCAGATTGACCTGAGGTGGTCAGTCAGAAGAAAGTGGGActacagagaggaaaaaaagagcacagaGTGAGTCATGCAAAGGTTCTTGAAATGACCGGCCCATCCGAGTGCTCACTACCTTGCGACTCACGTCAACAAACTCTCCTGCCTCATTGCCATTAGATAAGTGACTTTTTCTCCTGGCAAACCTTAAAAAGTAGTACGAACCTCAGATATAGCCACCAGGTCCACCCTGATTCCCACCCCCACTGATCCTATCTACCGCTCTGTTTGGTTTCTAATTTCAGCCCTTTTCCTTCTTCAAGCAGGTCTCTCTCCCATCATTTCCTGTTTCATTGTATAGCAACGAGCCCATGCCGGCAAGGCTCAGACTACTGCACTCTTTGGGTTAGTTTACACACTTTCTGATAATGTTACAAATCCTCAAAAACAAAcggtttttaattgttttagtGTCAAAATAATTTTTGGCACACTGAGCTAAATCTAATGAAACGGTAATGAGACTTTTCGGTTTTATGCAACAGAGTAAGATTTGGATTATTTGTAAGGCTTCTTTGAGGGCGGCTTCTCCTAAAAACCTGATATGCAGGTTTATCACAAAGGCTGTTTGGGGTACATTTTGTGTCCTCCCCCAGTCAGAAAGATACTTTTAAAGACTCAGTTCACATGCGCACATGAGTCTTGGTTATTAGGCTCTTTTTAAAATCAGTGTTCCTGAACTCCTCTTAGGGCAAAGCAGGCTTTTGAAGAATCACTGAAAAATGAGGAATTCCTGTGAGTACCTCTTTCCCGGTGTGCAGTGGCGGAGGAATGCTCGAGGCCTGGGCAGATCGGGCTTCACTTACACAGAGACAAGCAGGGTGTGCTGCCTTGCTCTCCAAGGCTCAACTGGTATGGTGGCATTCCTCCCCAGCACAAATGTTCAGAAAACAAAGATGCCGCTTATCATGCGGTAAACTAAGGATACCAGATTTTTCCAGACAAAAAAGTGCTCCCATTTCCTGATGTAAAGAACAGATTGTTTTTTATATACAAAAAAAGCTCCCCGGCAAGGCAATGTCTGGCTTCCACagtgatacatttgaataaaagaatTACCATTTATATATCCAGTTTAATCAAACCGATATTAATGCCGCtgataatttgaaaaaaatgtaaatttgtcgTCAATTGCTGGATTTGTTTATGGTTTTGGACCATCTAGTCTCCCTCTGTCCACAGCAGCTTCACAGAATCACTTTCAAGCAGACAAACAATGAACAAAAAGGTCCAGTAACCCCGCATCCTCTTCCATGAATGAACCTATTAATAGAATTCATAAAAGAAGATTCAACAGGAGCCATGTGCTCTCTGAGATGTGACTCAGTTGCTCAGTTTTACTAGTTTTAGTAAAATAATAACACTTTGTCCAACATAATCACACGTTAGTTTtccaacaaagtgattttattacattaaaaaagaagtCTGTTACAATAAACAACTGGTTCGAGGTAACAACAAGGCTAGATCCTCACCAAATCCTGC
Encoded proteins:
- the LOC119215561 gene encoding plastin-3, which gives rise to MTGKITKEEMEEMREIFEKTDLDHNGYICDHELHELLKDAGHPLPGYMVREIIQKLDRNKDNKISFEEFLAITQELKGSEVAKTFRKVINRKEGIMAIGGTSVLSSEGTQHSFSEEERYAFVNWINTALEKDPDCQHVLPMDHHVDSLFTSVGDGIVLCKMINLSVPDTIDERTINKKKLTPFTIQENLNLALNSASAIGCHVVNIGALDLKEGKPHLVLGLLWQIIKIGLFADIELSRNEALAALLKEGETLEDLMKLSPEELLLRWANFHLENAGWQKINNFSSDIKDSRAYFHLLNQISPKGTDEDHPRIDINMGGFSEKDDMKRAEAMLQQADRLGCRQFVTPADVVSGNPKLNLAFVANLFNKYPALTKPENEDINWGLLEGETREERTFRNWMNSLGVNPHVNHLYGDLQDAMVILQLYEKIKVPVDWNNKVNKPPYPKLGTNMKKLENCNYAVELGKTAKFSLVGIGGQDLNDGNATLTLALVWQLMRRYTLNVLEGLGDGQKVNDDIIVKWVNKTLEEAGKSTKISSFKDKEISSSLAVVELIDAIQPGSINYELLKTGSLSEDEKLENAKYAVSMARKIGARVYALPEDLVEVKPKMVMTVFACLMGRGMKRA